Proteins found in one Tsukamurella paurometabola DSM 20162 genomic segment:
- a CDS encoding DUF952 domain-containing protein: protein MIFHLAFVADWDAAQAPGEYTVSTRGASLADVGFIHCSTAEQWRGVRERFYADVLAADLVLLSIDPTGLDVRHEPPAPGAEELFPHLYGPLPVSAVTGTAPVE from the coding sequence GTGATCTTCCACCTGGCCTTCGTCGCCGACTGGGACGCCGCGCAGGCGCCGGGCGAATACACCGTCTCGACCCGCGGCGCCTCGCTCGCCGACGTCGGATTCATCCACTGCTCCACCGCCGAGCAGTGGCGCGGTGTGCGGGAACGCTTCTACGCCGACGTTCTCGCCGCCGATCTCGTGCTGCTGTCCATCGATCCGACGGGGCTGGACGTGCGCCACGAGCCGCCCGCGCCCGGTGCCGAGGAGCTCTTTCCGCACCTCTACGGTCCGTTGCCGGTATCCGCCGTGACCGGCACGGCGCCGGTCGAGTAG
- a CDS encoding DUF6928 family protein — protein MGASCSFIVLSVGDPKRWFDDLPPLDAEATDRLARRFAGDLVFDGATDLGRGTAPFEDMVAAGVFGPLAIVVARELATESTALPLAVVSTEPYTCVDHFVLQSTVGLGCYGHWSEGRLVRAFAAADSDIYDDIGERMPFEIGVNYDEDHSFGWMVNEAMALRLGFLFEGRWIEDAIRPGDVPLRRYRYRR, from the coding sequence ATGGGAGCAAGCTGCAGTTTCATCGTCCTGTCGGTCGGCGACCCCAAGCGGTGGTTCGACGATCTTCCGCCCCTCGACGCCGAGGCGACCGACCGCCTCGCACGCAGATTCGCAGGCGATCTCGTGTTCGACGGTGCCACCGACCTCGGGCGCGGCACGGCGCCCTTCGAGGACATGGTCGCCGCGGGGGTCTTCGGTCCGCTCGCGATCGTCGTGGCGCGCGAGCTGGCCACAGAATCAACGGCATTGCCGCTCGCGGTCGTCTCCACGGAGCCGTACACGTGTGTCGACCACTTCGTCCTGCAATCGACGGTCGGTCTGGGCTGCTACGGGCACTGGAGCGAGGGGCGACTGGTCCGTGCGTTCGCCGCGGCGGACAGCGACATCTATGACGACATCGGCGAGCGCATGCCCTTCGAGATCGGTGTGAACTATGACGAGGACCACAGCTTCGGATGGATGGTGAATGAAGCGATGGCCCTGCGCCTTGGATTCCTGTTCGAGGGTCGGTGGATCGAGGACGCGATACGCCCCGGGGATGTTCCTCTGCGCCGCTACCGATACCGCCGCTGA